The DNA segment AATCTTATAGCGTTGGCACGATCTCCATCGTGCTCGAGGGCCAGCAAGTGGGCAACGAGATCAAGATCAATCCCTGGCTGAAGGGATACTTCATCGATTTTACCCAGGATGAGAAGAAGATCTACTCATCGTGTGGATCGGCCGAGAGCTTCTCGATGTCGTTCAGCTATCGCGTCGCAACCTCCCTGTTCAATTATGGCGCTCTCGCAAATGCGGAGGTAAAGAAAACATACGACGCCTTCATCTCGGGTATCCAGATCGACGACATCGAGTCGGCTACCAACTTCTTCGACGGCAAGTTCGATACGAACTGATCCGGCAGTGCCGCTGCTTGGCGGCGGCACATCAACCTCAGGAGAAGCTTCGATGGATAGCTGCGTGTTACTGGATTTTGTTGATCCGAACACAGATCAAAGCGTCACAGGTTCTGTCACGCCAAGCTCTGTGCTCGACACAATCGCCGATGTCGTGGGCCGCTACGTTGCCAGTCAAGCAAGCATGGCAACGGCCAGAGCCTGGGCGACAGGGCTTAATCATGTGCCGTTTCTTACGCCTGCAGGTCAACTCGAACGAACGCAGACGGTCACGAGGCCAGAGCGGGATGTCGGCTATACAGCTATCGTGACAGGTCTGGTCCTAAAGCTTGTGCCTGAGGCAAAGCAGATTATCGATGATGATGTCGCTCTGCAAAAACGCCTGTTTGGGATCAGCAGCGGAATGCGCCAGAGCCTCATGACTTCGGCGACAGTCAGCTTGCTATTCGTATTGATGACGGCTCTGCCCGGCGACAACGGCAACGCCCCTGTCGTGAAGGTTTATCTGGTCGATCGTCTCATCACGACAATACAAACCTCTGACCTACAGTCCCATGGCCAGTTAAACCTGGCGGATGTCATTTCCGCGTACACGTTCGACTTCGCACGGATGGCGGATGCGGCAGACCTGGCGGCTTGGCAGAGATTTGTTTCCAAGACAAAGACTGCGGGAAAGTGACACCTCAGTGCTCCCCGCAGTACCAACTGCAAAACATGCGCTAGTCAACACAACCTCGTTAGCGCTCGTCTTGAAAGGAGACCTTCGATGTCCAACTATGTACTCGTTTGCCACGGTAATATCCGCGAATTCGGAAGTTTTCACCTGGCTGCAAAGCAAGAGGTTCAATACCGCGGCAATTTCGGAGCGAAACTCGGCTACATGACAGCATTGGCTGTCTGGAAAGCTTTGAAATCAGATCCAACATTGGATGACAAAAGCCTCGGCAAGGCGATCCAGAACTACCATCCTGAGCCAGTTCTGGCCGGGCCGAACTCATTCGCTCCGGATATTAATCTGGAGGGCGACGACAATCGTTTCCTCTTCCTCATCAATATGAACACTCGCAATTATATCCTGCTGAAAGGTGACTGGAAAATCAAGCTGAGCAGTCTTGTCGATATATTAGGAAACCAAGGCACAAGCGGCTTTTGGCTCAATCTGCTCTGCTGCACGGAAATCCCGGAGTCCGGAATTGAGATGCCATCGGGCGCGCACTTAGTGTCTTCGTTCGAGAAGATCCTCTGAAAAACGCCTAAGGCGCCGAGAGCTTATGTTATTCGGAAGCCTTGCACGTTGCAAATGCGTGTGCCTGTAATCTCTCCAATATATGGCGCGAGGTGGCGCAGCACGCGCCAAGGTTCGGTGATGATTCTCGCTGGCTCGGCTTCAGGACTTCTAAAGGCGGACCCATGCATTGAATTGCTGAGCGTTAGCACGCCAGTTCGCTTCAGTCACGCGCTCTACCTCGCGAGCGGTTACACCAATGACGGCCAGGCTCCGGTAGAGGTCTGACGGACCATATTCCACACAAGCCGGCTTGCCGTTTCGGCGCATGCTGCTTATGACGGGCCCTCGAGCTTCGCCAGCTGCCGTGGGAGGGCCGCGTGATGTCCGGTTCCGCAAAACACGCCGCACAGCTCACCCGCATCGAAGCGGCGCGGCGGCAGACGCAGCATCAGCTCGATCTGATCGACCGGCAAGTCACACGCCGAATGAGCATGCTCATTCTGTTGCTCGGCCGGCGTCAGCCGGGCTACCGCCGCGGAAAGGCGCCGGGTTCAGGCGCTTTCCTTGAACGCTATCGGGCGAACCTGGCGGCGCTGACCGCCGAGCGCTAGCCGGAGGTCGATGCGCTTACACGCAAACTTGCCCGGCAGGACGCCGTCATCGCGGCGATGCGGGTGCGCTGTCGGCGGCCCATGCATCCGGTAAGGTGTGGGAGTGCCGTCTCAAGAGAAAGTGAACGCCCATGAGCACGATCGGCGAACTCGAGCGAAGGGCCGGTATCGGCTCCTCGCCTCAAGATCGGACAGCGTTCTGGATCCGGTTCCATCATCTTGAGGGGACTGAATGCCTAAAGGCCGGGGTGGCGGAACTCAACAGGCTTGTTGCCGAGAAGGAGGCAACGTCGACCCCAGCACGCAAGATCGCCATAACGCGGCCCAAGCGGGAAAAGATACGGCCCTTGACCGCAGACGAGGAGCGGGTGATCCAGGCTTATGCCTCCAAGCACGGCCGACGATGGAAGAGCGTCCTGAACCATGTCTGGACGGGCGGCGCACCATATGACGATGAGGGCACGTTGCGCCGCCTGCGTAATTCGCACGGTCCGTCCTGGCGGCACTCCTATCGTCTGCCGAAGCCGCGCCCTGACGAAAAGGCGGGTTCGGAGCGCCAGCCGGATGTACCCGGAACATGATCCGTCGGTCAGTGTGCAGGGCTCCAGCGTCCAGCCCACCCCTGCAATACCAGTGCCGCGACCGCCTCTCTGACGGTCGCGTGTGAGCCGGGTCCGCGCGGTGGCGCCCTCGAGTGGTTGCTCGATTCAGGTGGGTCAGAGGGCTGCGGCTTGCCGAGGGCCTCCTCTTTCATGACTTCCACTGCCGGAACCAGTTCCTTGTCGGGCTCCCCTTCGGTTTTGCTGCGGTCTGAACCGGCGGCCGGCCGTTTCAAGGCCGCTGTCGCGCCGCGGGGCGGCCTGACCGCGCCGTCCTCTCCAAAGCAGGGCCGCGCACCGCACCAGGTCAGTTTGACCTGCTTGCGCGCAGCCCGGCTCCGCTCGTCCTGGCGGGCCCGGACCCTGAAACGCCCGTCTTCCGCCGGCTCCTTTTGACCGCACCGAAGGGCAGACCGGCAAGGGCCGGAACCGCTTCGGAAGACAGCATGAAAGGAACAGTCCATGGTAAAGCCCGCAACCCAATCCCGCCACTCCGCCCGCGTCGTGCCGCTCCGAAAGGGCGCCACACTCGAAATGGTCCGGCTCACCTGCCCGGACGCCGCCCAGGCGATGGCGATCGCCGAAAGCTTCGGTACGGCTGTGGTCGACGGCGACGGCATCCGTGACTTGCACGAGCGCCTGATCACCGAGACGGCCGACGGCCTGTCCGAAGGCCTCGGCGAACGGGCGATGCAGATCCACCTCCAGCGCATCGTCGGCGCCTATGTCGGATCCGCACATGGCGCTGGACAGTTCTACTCCCGCGCCGTGACCGAGGCGCGCGATGCCACCGCCAAGGCGGCCAATGACGCGCGCGACGAGGATCTCGACGGTCCGGTCGGCTATGATAGCGCCGCCCAGCGCAAGCGCGAGTTCGCAGCCGACATGGGCATCCAGTCCCATTCGCTTAGGATGGCGGCAGAGGGCGCGGTCGCCGCCTACGAGCAGATCGTCGGCGAGGTCTGGAAGCCTTTCGATCGCCCGGTCGAAAACCCCGGCCAGTCGCTCGACCGCAAGGCGGCTACCGCACAGTTGGCGGCTTTCGACTGACCGCAACGGCGGGGCTTTGGCCCCGCCTCTTCTTCTATTTCCGACCGTTGGCTGGCTCTGCGAAGCCAGCCCTTCGCATGTCGAAGGAAAACGAAAGAAGGAAGGGGATCAGTTGGCCCACCACCGCGGACCCGTCCGGCTTCGGTCTCGCCGGGGTCGGGTATTGAGCGCAAGGGCTTCGCCCTCCTCCACGTTCGTTCCGGCGCTTGACCAGCGTGCGCATCCCCTCAGCCCCGGCCCTTGGACCGCCGTGACGGGCCGCGATCGGCGCGGTCTCGAAAAGGGAGGTATGGAAAAATGAGCAGGAAACAGGAAACGCAACGCGCGGATATCTATAGCCGGATCACCGACCGGATCGTTGAGGACCTGGCCCGTGGCGTCAAACCATGGATGAAGCCATGGCACGACCGCAACATGAGAGAGCGGATCACCCGTCCGCTCCGGCACAACGGGCAGCCCTACTCGGGCATGAACGTCCTGCTGTTATGGTCGGAAGGCATGGCGCGCGGCTTCTCGTCGCCGATGTGGATGACGTTCAAGCAATCGCTCGAACTGGGCGCGGCTGTCCGCAAAGGCGAGACCGGGTCGACCGTCGTCTTCGCCAGCCGCTTCACCAAGACCGAAGTCGATGGCAGCGGTGGTGAGGTCGATCGCGAAATCCCGTTTTTGAAAGCGTACACGGTCTTCAATGTTGAACAAATCGATGGTCTGTCGGAGCATTACCATCATCGACCGGCACCTGTTACCGATCCTTTCCAACGGATCGAAAGTGCCGACCGCTTCTTCCGAAACACGGGAGCGGTCATCCGCCACGGCGGCACACAGGCATATTATTCACCGGTTACGGATCACATCCAGATGCCGCCATTCGAGAGCTTTCGGGACGCGGAATCGTACGTTGCCACGGTCAGCCATGAAAGTTGTCACTGGACTGCGCATCCGGATCGCCTCGGCCGCAATCTCAGCCGGTATGCCAAGGACAAAACGGAACGCGCTCGAGAGGAGCTGATCGCCGAGCTCGGCAGTTGCTTCCTGTGCGCCGACCTCGGCATTGTACCGGAGCTCGAGCCACGGCCCGATCACGCGTCCTACCTGGCCTCGTGGTTGACCGTGCTTTCCGAAGACAGGCGGGCGATCTTTCAGGCGGCGGCTCATGCGCAGCGGGCAGTCAACTTCCTGCACGGTCTGCAGCCGGATGCAGCCGAGGAGAAAGTCGCGGCCTAGAAATCAGAGTCGGTCGTTGTCGCCGCCAACGGCCGACACCTCTCGCTGCTCTCTGTCCGTCGGCGTTCCCTGTTCTGGTGTCAGGTCCAGCTTGCCCCAGATCGAGGTTTTGCGGTCGGTCGGTTTGATCTTTCGGGATTGCTTGATTTCGACGGTAAACGGCTTTGTCTGCTGACGCATATATCCTCCAGGCGACGAATCGCGCGCGCACGATACCGGGTTGGTTGTTGGAGGCAACTCCCAAGCCGGCCGGTCCGTTGCCACTAAACTGGCGGCCCGGATATTGTGAGAGAGCAACGGTCTCCCTACAGCAATGTTCCGCTTGGGTGAGGCGGTGGCACGTTGCCATCACGGCGTTTCTCTTGATCCATCGGCATAGACCACGTCCTCCGCGGGCTCGATGAGGCATGTCTGATCGGAGAGCGGCTTCGCCTCGATCGTTCTACCGCAACGGCCATCCAAAACTTTCTTCCCCTGGGCGCTCACGCGCTCATTCCTCGCGAAACAACAAAGTTTCTCCCAGCCGCCCTCCATTCCATTCCGTCCCGGCGGGTGCGGTCCGATCGTCCCCGGTCTTTGCGACTGCCATCGAGGCCGCAATGGAGCGGCCCGAGACAGCGAAAGGTAGAGTAGGAGCACAGCGCCTGCCTGCCTTTCGGCAGGTGGTTTCTGCGCCCCTCTCGCCGAACCGGACGTGCAAGTTTCCAAGCTACCGGCTCTCCATGCGTGGCATTCGCCACGGGTGGCCCTCATACGGACATGAGGGTGTTGAACGATGCCCAGAAGCGGTCAGCCCCCTTGCGGAACTTTTCGCTCGGGTCGTTCCATCCATTCGGTATGCGTATGCCCCGGTGCGGGAAGCGGATCGATCCGCCTTCCCGGAAGAACCGCAGCGATTTCGGTCCGTCGACCCATCGCCAGCGGCTGTCGGGCGCTGTTGCGCGGAAGCGGCGACATAGTTCGTACCATGTCGTCTTGCGATGCTTCTTGCGCAGCCATCGCCCGATGCGCTCCCATAGCCACCAATC comes from the Rhizobium leguminosarum genome and includes:
- a CDS encoding ArdC family protein, whose translation is MSRKQETQRADIYSRITDRIVEDLARGVKPWMKPWHDRNMRERITRPLRHNGQPYSGMNVLLLWSEGMARGFSSPMWMTFKQSLELGAAVRKGETGSTVVFASRFTKTEVDGSGGEVDREIPFLKAYTVFNVEQIDGLSEHYHHRPAPVTDPFQRIESADRFFRNTGAVIRHGGTQAYYSPVTDHIQMPPFESFRDAESYVATVSHESCHWTAHPDRLGRNLSRYAKDKTERAREELIAELGSCFLCADLGIVPELEPRPDHASYLASWLTVLSEDRRAIFQAAAHAQRAVNFLHGLQPDAAEEKVAA